A single Dreissena polymorpha isolate Duluth1 chromosome 14, UMN_Dpol_1.0, whole genome shotgun sequence DNA region contains:
- the LOC127857389 gene encoding uncharacterized protein LOC127857389 produces the protein MFDEILARVGQRITKQRNNYRLPFEPGMKLSIALRHLVPGSKYRDMRFGWRVCRAVIDEYADEVMPLPTTAADCTRIADGFRDSWNIPHTLGANDGEHIACKCPPRSGSTYFNYKKYLTVVLLALKDFDYKFVWADIGGRVAASDAQLWNESDLKAAAENGDLNLPEPEVLPHDSEDVPYFFIVVHEDQC, from the exons ATGTTTgatgagattctcgcacgagtGGGCCAAAGGATAACGAAACAGCGCAACAACTACAGACTTCCATTTGAACCAGGGATGAAGCTATCAATTGCGCTGCGGCATCTTGTGCCTGGTTCAAAGTACCGTGATATGCGATTCGGCTGGAGG GTCTGTAGAGCAGTCATAGATGAGTATGCTGACGAGGTGATGCCGTTGCCAACAACAGCTGCCGATTGCACGCGAATAGCGGACGGCTTCAGGGACAGCTGGAATATCCCCCATACTCTTGGTGCTAATGATGGCGAACATATTGCCTGCAAATGTCCACCAAGATCCGGGTCTACGTATTTTAACTACAAGAAGTACTTAACCGTTGTCCTGCTAGCCCTGAAGGATTTTGACTACAAGTTCGTCTGGGCTGACATTGGAGGCCGTGTTGCTGCATCAGATGCACAGTTGTGGAACGAGTCCGACCTGAAGGCAGCAGCTGAGAACGGAGACCTTAACCTGCCAGAACCTGAAGTTTTGCCACATGATTCTGAGGATGTGCCCTACTTTTTCATCGTT GTTCATGAGGATCAATGTTGA